TGATTCCTGCTTTCTCTGTTGCGATTTCTTCGATCGTGTTTCCAAGGATGTTCTGATGATCTAGTGCCACATTGGTGATGGCTGAAACTAGAGGTTTAATGATGTTTGTCGAGTCTAATCTTCCGCCAAGTCCGACCTCAATAATGCCGAAATCTACTTTTTGCTGCGCAAAATATTCGAAAGCCATGATTGTTGTGAATTCGAAAAAGGAGGGTCGAATGTCTGCAGGCAGTTTTTTGAGTTTCCGGATGAAGTCGTAGACGAATTCCTGGTCACAGTTTTTTCCGTTCACCTTGATTCTTTCGGTAAAATCGATGAGGTGCGGTGAATTGTAAATTCCGATTTTGTAACCCGATTCCTGAAGGACTGAAGCGAGCATATTACTTGTAGACCCTTTTCCGTTGGTTCCGCCGATATGAATGGTCTTAATTTGATCCTGTGGATTACCGAAAAACGCACAGAGTTTCGTGATATTTTCGAGGCCGGGTTTGTAGGCTTTTTTTCCGTCGATCTGGTAATTCGGAGCTTGCACAAAAAGCCATTCAACCGCTTCCTGATATTCCTGATTTGTCATGGTGTAAATTTGATTAAAGTTTTTAAATTCAGGAAATTTTTAAGGATTTTATGTCATTAAAATTCCTGAAAAATCTTGTGAAATCCTGAACATGCTCCTGATTGAACGGCGTGTATGAGCTCTCCGCAATAAGGGAAGCGAGTAGTGAAAGCAGGGAATTAGCGTCCAAAAATTAAAAGGTAATTCGGTACGTTCCTGTTGATGAAGTGCTGGCTCTTTCGGCTTTTACATACTGTTTCACCCAGGCTACTGAAGTCGAAGCGACGCAGGGATCGGAAATCCCACCAGATCTGCGCGCTGAAGTAACATTTCCGGCTTTATCTACCGTATAAGCAATGCTGATCGTTCCGCTGGCAGAACAGTTATGTGAAGGCTGAGCACCGCCACGTCCCATAGTTCCCGGTATGAAACCTACGAGATTTCTGTCGATACCCACTTTACTGTCGCCGTTCCCATCGCCACCCAGCGGGTCGCCTTGGTTTCCGGTAGTTCCGTTTGTTCCCTGAGTGCCGGTTTTGGTACCGCGCCCTTTAATTAAATTTCCGACAGCTGCGGTTCCTTTTCCGTCGCCCGTTCCGGTAGTGGAGTTTGGTGTTACGGCTTTTTTTGCTGAAGTTGTAGCTGGAGCTGCTTTCACAGGCTTTTCGGCTTTGGGAGCTGAAACTTTCGTGCTATTTCCTGTAATAACTTTTTCTTTTACCACGGGTTTTGTAACAACGGTTTTGGCTTCCGGTTTGGTTTCGGAAATATTTTCCTGAACGGGTTCTGGAATAGCAACTTCAGTATTTGCGGCTAAACTTCCCTCCTGATTTGGAGGTTCTTCGGCATCAGCGCCGTTTTGGTTATCACCGAAATTAATCAGCATCGTGGTGATTTCCTCGGGCTTTTCGGTAATTTTAGTGAATTTATAAAAGAATATTCCAAGGAAAACCAACAGCGAAATAAGGAAAGTAATGATCGCACTGTTCCTTCTGTCTCTTTCTTCCGCTTTCTTATGTTGTAAGGTGTAATTCATTAATTCTCCTGAGTGGTTGCAATCGCTAAATTAAATTTATGCGTTTCTGCGATTCCCATTACAAAAACCACATCTTTGTGCTTAGTGTTTTCATCTGCCCGAATAGTGAAAGAGGGATTTGCCACATCTTTCAGTGCTGTTACCAGAAGATTTTCAAGCTGTTCTTTCGGAATCTCCTTATCGTTTACAAAATATTTGCCATCTTCCTTAATGGTTACAGTTGACGGATCCTGAACGCTGGGATTGGTAGCGTCGGCTTTCGGAAGTTTCACGTCAATCGCGCTTTGGCTGATTGCCGAACTGGTGATCATGAAGAAGATCAACAACAGGAAAATAATATCTGTCATCGATGCCATGCTGAACTCAGCATTTACTCTATTTCTGCGTTTCAGTTCCATTTACAGTGGTTTGTTTAGGGCATCAAGAAAGTCGTTAACATGAGTTTGGATTTTCAGAACAAGTCTGTCAACGTTGGTTACCAAAATGTTATAGAAGAAATAAGCAGGAATCCCTACAAATAAACCCACAGCCGTAGTTGCCATCGCGGTATAAATTCCGGAAGCCAAAAGTTTAGGACTCACAGCACCGGTAACATTTGAAATTTCGAAGAAAGCCATAATCATCCCTACTACTGTTCCAAGGAATCCAAGCATGGGAGCCGCTCCCGAAGCGGAAGCCAGAATGTTCAGGTTTTTCTCAAGCTTCGAAACCTCTAATTGTCCCTGATTCTGCATCGCATTCGAAATGTCAGAAATCGGTCTTCCGATTCTTGCCAAACCTTTCTCAATCATTCTTGCTTCTGGCGAGTCGATGGTTCTGCAGTAATCTACAGCAGTCTGTATTTTGCCTTCCTGTACAAAATCTTTAATGTTTTCCAGAAAATTTGGGGTTTCCTTGGAAGATCTTTTGATGAAAAAATATCTTTCGAGAAATATATAGAGCGCCAGAATCCCTAGCAGAAAGATTGAAATCATAATGGCATTACCGAGCAGTCCGCCACTGAAAAGAATTTCCCAAAGAGAGAACACATGTTTTTCGGTCGTGGTATTAATGACTTGTGTAGGAGTTTGTAAAAACATTTTTTAATTCTTGATTATAAAGTTGAACGGCAATTTTAAATTAATATTGTAAAAATGCCGATGAATAGAAGTTTAATTGATAAAGCAAGCGCAGAAAATTACTCTTCCTCTATAATGATTTCATCTGGCTTGAAATGACATTTGAGTTTGAAAGGAATTGGTTCATCGGATCCGGTGTAGAAATCATCGATATTTCCTTTCCAGTAAAGCTGCAGTTCGCCTTCGGCATCCGTATCGAATTTTAATTCGTTATCGTAGAGATAGGCGTCTTCATCATCAAACAGGTCGACCTCGGTATAAGTATCGTCGTCGGAATCATTGATCACAAAGGTTTTACCGTTAAGTTCTGCCTCATCAATAAGAAAATCGAAGATCTTTAGCGACAACTGCGGAAACGGATATTGCAGAGAATCATCATCTACATGATCCAGCGAATCATCTGTAATAATCTCCACTTCCAGAAAATGTTGTTTGTTGCTGTAAACCGCTTTGCAGTAAGTGCTTCTGAGGTGATATTTAAGGGTTTCTTCAGGGTGGTAGATTTTTAAAATCCCTTTCATTTCTTTAAGAAAATAGTGTTAATTAATTGTTTGTGATCTAACCCAACAAAGATAAAAAATTGATTGATTGCGCAAAATTATTTGTTTCTTTTTTGAATTTCCCTAGATATGGTTTTTTGAATTGAAACTTTTAAACAAAATACTATAATTTAGCAATTCATAAAAAGAAAAGAAATGAATAAAATTTTTCACAGAATACTTATAATTATCGGTATATCGGCCGGTTTAGCTTCCTGCAAGAAATCCGATTCACCCATCACCAGAGAAACGCCGCTCGAGATAGATTCAATTGCGGCAAACTACTACGAGCAGTATCTGAAGCTTTATCCGCTGGAAGCCACTGCCCAGGGAGATTTGCGGTATAACGACCAATTACCCATCAATATTGACAAGGATTTTATTTCCGGCGAAATCTCTTTTTATAACACGGTGCAGAATCAACTGGATAAAGTTGATTATGAAAGCCTGAGCGACGAAGATAAAACCACGTATGATGTGTTAGATTACACGTTGAAAGATAAAATAGAGCGCTATGCCTACCATCCGGAATACATTCCCTTCACGCAGTTTGGGGGCCTTCCGCTGGATTTTCCTTTGCTGGGAAGCGGGCAGGGAAGCCAGCCATTCAAAACTGAAAAAGATTATGATGACTGGCTGAAAAGAGCCGAAAAATTTCCGGTTTGGATGGATACCGCTATTGAAAACTTCCGGGAAGGAACTGCAAATAATTATGTACTGCCAAAGAAATTGGTCGTAAAAATGATTCCTCAGATGCGTGCAGAGGAAATTACTTCAACAGATTTCGATAAGAATATTTTTTTCGGGCCGGTGAAGAATTTCCCGAAAAACTTTACTGATGCTCAGAAAGAAAAATTAACAGGATTATTTAAAGAATTAATTTCTAAAAAAATTATCCCGTCATACACCAAGATGGGCGATTACCTGGAGAAAGAGTACCTCCCTAAAGCCAGAAATTCAGATGGAATCAATGCGCTGCCAAAAGGAAAAGAAATCTATGCCTACTACGCAAAAAGCTGGACGACTACCGGTAAAACCCCAGAGGAAATCAATAAGATAGGTCTGGAACAGGTTGCGGGTATACGCGCCGAAATGGAACTGGTAAGACAAAAAGTACAGTTCAGCGGGACCTTAGACGAATTTATCGCCCATGTTAAAACCGATCCAAAAGCATTTCCATATAAAACCAGTAAAGAAGTTTTGGACGGCTTCAACGGTATTTTAAAGAAAATCGAACCAAAGCTGAAAACCATGTTTACAGTAACGCCAAAAACACCCTTCGAAATCCGCCAAACCGAAAAATTTAGGGAAGCCAGTGCAAGCGCCGAATATATGGTGGGCACTCCCGACGGTAAAAGACCCGGTATCTTCTATATCCCGATTCCGGATCCCACAAAATTCAATGTAACTTCAGGCATGGAGTCTCTGTTTTTGCACGAGGCTATTCCCGGTCACCATTACCAGATTTCGCTGCAGCAGGAAAACACTTCACTGCCCAAATTCATGCGGTTCGGCTGGTTCGGAGCTTATGGCGAAGGCTGGGCGCTGTATTGCGAGTCACTTGGGAAAGAATTTGGACTTTATACAGACCCTTATCAGAAAATGGGTTCACTTAGTGATGAGATGCTTCGTGCGGTGCGTCTGGTAGTTGATACAGGCTTACATTCCGGAACCATGAACCGTGAGGAAGCCATTAAATATTTTCTGAGCAATATTTCGTACGATGAAGCTGCGGCAACTGCAGAAATCGAGCGTTATATGGCGATGCCGGGACAGGCATTGAGTTATAAAATTGGCGCACTGAAAATCCGTGAACTTCGGGATCAATATCAGAAGGAGCTGGGCACTAAATTCAGTTTGGCGAAATTTCATGATGAAGTGCTGAATCAGGGATGTCTTCCCCTCGACGTTTTAGACCGGAAAATGGAACTCTGGGCAAAGAAGCAATAAGTTGTTTAAATTAACTATTTTCATTAAAAGGATGTAAATTAAGCTAAAATAGTGCTCCTTATTATTTATGATTAATGATTTACATCTGCTAACACAAAATTTTAGTAAATTTGTTATTTTAGTACTATAAATATTAATCAGCAGTTCATGGGCGTAAATTTTCCGATCTCACCATCATCACTTTCCGAAGGATTCCTTACGAATGTTTTGGAAAAAACCCCTTTCGGTTTTGCGTTGATGAATGGTGAGTATATTGTTGAATTTGCCAACGATATCTGGCTGGAAATCGCTCATAAAACCCGTGATGAAGTCATTGGTAAAAAATTTTCCGATCTGTTTCCTGAAACTGGCGAACAGATAATTCCGCATTGTGAAAATGTAAGAAAAACAGGTAATGCTTTTCATGCACCCGAATTCTCCATCAAATTAGTCCGTAATGGAATTTTGCAGGACGTATATTTTAATTTTATTTACCATCCAGTATACAATGAGAGTGGTAATTTTCAATGTTTTGTAACCGTTGCAATGGAAGTTCCCGAAATGATTGAGATTAAAACTAAAGTTAAGGAAGATGAAGAACGTTTGCGTCTCGCTACAGAAAGTTCCCACACAGCCACCTGGGAGCTAAATCTGTTAACGAGGGAAGTCATTCATTCGCACTATCTTTCTGAAATCTTCGGCTACGGAAGTGACGAACTTGTGTCTCACCAACAGTTACGCAGCCACCTTTCCGAGTACGACCGCATACATGTTGTGGAAAAAGCTTTTGAAGAAGCTCTGAAAACGGGAATCTACAAGTATGAAGCCCAAATCACCGATAAAAATGGTGTTGAAAAATGGGTGGCGACTAATGGGAAAGTATTTTTTGACGGCCTGGGACAGCCTACCAGAATGTTAGGCGTTATGCAGGATATTAGTGAAAGAAAAAAAAGTGAGATTTTGCTGAAGCAAAGCCACCATCAGCTGAATACCGCCATGGAAGCTACCAAACTTGGGACTTTCGATATGGATCCGGAATCGCTGCAGAAATACAATTTTTCGCCAAGATTCCTCGAGATTTTCGGGTATGATGCTACTAAAGAAACCATAGGCTCCAATATTTTAGAGAAACACATTCATAAAAACTTCATAAAAACACGCGCTGAAGCTTTGCGGGAAGCTAAAGAAACCGGTGACCTTTATTACCAGACAAAAATTGTTTTACGTGATGGCAGTGTAAAATGGATTGAACTCTATGGCCGACTTCTCCCTCCCGCCAACGGCAGTAAAGCTTACATTTCGGGAACCGTCCGCGACATCACGGATTTGAAGAATTTCGAAGAGAAAATCAGCGCAAGCGAGAAAAAATACAGATTCCTTGCCGATTCTATGCCTCAGATGGTTTGGATTGGTGAGCCCGACGGGAAACTTACTTATTTCAATAAATCAACCCTGGATTATTCAGGCAAGGATTATAACCATTTTATTGATGGCAACGGTTGGCTCGAAATCGTGCATCCCGAGGAGCAGAAAGAAAATTTACGACTCTGGGAAAAAAGCGTAAAAACAAAGAAACCTTTCGCTTACGAACACAGATTCCGTAATAAACACAATGAATACCGATGGTTTATGAGTCGCGCCTATCCGGAACTGGATGAGCTGGGTAATGTGACAAAATGGGTGGGCACCAGCACCGATATTGATGAGATGAAGAGGCAGGAAAATCAGAAGAACGATTTCATAAAAATGGCAAATCACGAACTGAAAACACCGGTTACGACAATAAAAGGTTACGTACAGCTTCTGAAGAAAATGCGCGGAGATTCCGAGGACAAGTTTCTCGTAAATTCTCTAAACACGATTGAAAATCAGGTGAATAAACTTACGGTCTTAATCGGGGACCTTCTGGATATATCGCGAATGGAATCCGGCAAACTTCCATTGAACAAACGGGAATTCTCCCTTCTGAAACTGGTTACAGAAACGATCGAAGATATAAAAGCTTCAGAACAGAGTCACCAAATCAATTTTGAACTGAAACACACGACCGATGTTGAGGTTTATGGCGATAAGGAACGCATTACTCAGGTTCTTAATAATCTGCTGACCAACGCAATTAAATATTCACCGCTGGCAACTGTCGTTAATGTTAAGCTTTATGTAGAAAAAAATCATGCCGTTGTTTCTGTTGAAGATTTCGGGATTGGTATGGACGGTAAAGAACTTAAGAAAATCTTCGAACGATTTTACAGGGTTTCGGGTGATGATGAAGAAACTTTCCCAGGCTTCGGTATCGGATTATTCATTGTAAAGGATATTATGGACCGCCACGACGGCAAAATCTGGGTCGAAAGTGAAAAGAATAAGGGCAGCAAATTTTATTTTTCCCTCCCAATTTTTACGAATTTATAAGAAAAAACTATGGAAATATTAGTGGTTGATGATAACAGGGACATCTGTATGCTTATCGAAAACATCCTTATTTCTGAAGGCTATAACGTGCAATCGTGCTGTAATCCTCAGGATTTTAATACCATTATCGAAAAATCTAAACCTAAACTCATCATTACCGACATGCTGATGTCGGGTTTCGACGGTCGAACTTTAACCAAAGACATCAAGCAGAATCCGCAAACGCAGGACATTAAAATCATGCTGATGTCAGCACATCCTGACGCATCAAAAATCAGCGAAACAATTGGGGTAGATGATTTCCTGACAAAGCCTTTCGAAATTGATGATTTGGTTCACAAAGTTCAGGAGCTTTTAAAAACCACCTAAATCTTATTTTTCGAACAGCATTTTCGTTAAAAAATCTTTGTCCTGATTTCCCCTTGCCGGGGAATATTCGCGGCCGTAAAAGATGATCTGAAGGTGAAGACGGTTCCACACTTCCTTTGGGAAAAGTCTTTTAGCGTCATTTTCGGTTTCTACTACATTTTTTCCCGACGTCAGTTTCCACTGTTTCATCAACCGGTGAATATGGGTGTCTACAGGAAATGCAGGAACACCGAATGCCTGACTCATCACTACCGAAGCCGTTTTATGGCCAACTCCCGGAAGTTCTTCCAGTTCTTCGAATGTTTGGGGAACAATTCCGTTATGTTTTTCCACTAAAATTTCGGCGGCCCTTTTCAGGTTTTTGGCTTTTGTATTTGCCAAGCCTATTTCTTTAATTAAATATCGTATTTCATCAACCTCCAGATCCTTCATTTTAAAAGGATCACCTGCAACCTCAAAAAGTTTGGGTGTAATTTGATTAACCTTTTTATCCGTTGTCTGGGCTGAAAGTGCTACCGCGACCAAAAGCGTATACGGATCGGTATGATCAAGCGGAATCGGAATTACGGGGTAAAGTTTTTCCAATTCTGTCATCACGGTTTGTGCTCTTTGTTTTTTGGTCATTTCGATTATTTATTATTGGGAGGAAGTCTTTATGATTCGCAAATATAAAAAGTATTAGATGTTTTTTTAGCCTAAAATATATCGTTTTACGGTTTTCCTTTTTCAAGAGTGAAAAAGGAAATATATTTTTACCCGTCATTAATATTTTAATAGTTATGAAAAAAAATTTATTATTAGCTTTTGTTGCTGCATCCTTAATCTCGTGCTCAACAGTGCAGTCCGGAACTTCCAAAACAATGGATATAGTAGGAACGGGGGTGATTCATAAGCCTGTAATCGCTGATCTAAACGTTAGTCAGGAGAAAGTCTCCAGGACAATGACTTTTACAAATCTACAGTCTTTAGAAACTGCTAAAAATTCTGTGGTACGTGAATTATTAAAGGAGAAAGATGCTGATGTCTTAGTGGAACCTACTTTTGATTCTTCTACGAAAAACGGAACAACGGAATTAACGGTATATGGGTGGGCTGCAACTTATAAAAACTTCCGTCAGGTAGAAGAGAAAGATCTTAAGGTGCTTGAAGTAAGACCGAATTTTATTCAAAAAGCAGAAACGACTCAGCCGGCTACGGAACTTAAAAAGGGCGGAGGAATTGGTTGGATTATAGGTGGTGCAGCCTTAGTAGTAGCGGCCGTGCTCGCAGCAGGATCCTTATAATGCAGTATGGTACAAAGGATAAGTCATTTCGTAAAGAAATGACTTTTTTATTTGTGGCTGTTAATATTTCCTGAGCAAATTAAGGTTAAATTTGTGCAAAACTAAGCGTTATGTTGAAAGTTGGAGATAAACTCCCCGAATTTGAAAGTGTTAACCAGGATGGAGAGGTTGTAAAATCCGGGGATTTTTTAGGCAGCAAACTCGTGATTTTCTTCTATCCAAAAGCCAACACACCGGGTTGCATCTCGGAAGCTTGCGATTTGAATGATAATTTAACGATTCTTAAAAAAGAAGGCTATCAATTATTAGGAATTTCAGTCGATCCCGTAAAAAATCAAAAAAAGTTCCATGCAAAATATGGATTTCAGTATCCTCTACTTGCCGATGAAAACAGAGATATTATCGAAAAATTCGGGGTCTGGCAGCTGAAAAAATTCATGGGCAGAGAATTCATGGGAATTGTGCGCACCACATTTATTTTCGATGAAAACGGAATCTGTACCCGCGTTATCGAGAAGGTGAAAACCAAGGAAGCCGCGAAACAAATCTTAGAAAACTGATTATTTAGCCCAACATTCTTTGGGCTTTTTTTACGCCTTCCGCTAAAACATCAATTTCCTCGAAAGTATTGTAAATGGCAAAACTTGCGCGTACTGTGCCGGCAATATCGAAAAAATTCATAATAGGCTGAGTGCAGTGATGGCCGGTTCTTACGGCAATCCCCAGCTTGTCTAAAATCATCCCGACATCCGAAGAAATTCCAACACCTTCCAGATTGAAGGAAACCACGCCGGTTCGGTGTGCTTTTTCGCCGTAAATTTTCAAACCTTCAATCTCTAAAAGTCTCTTCTGGGCATAA
The window above is part of the Kaistella faecalis genome. Proteins encoded here:
- a CDS encoding ferric siderophore ABC transporter substrate-binding protein; translation: MNYTLQHKKAEERDRRNSAIITFLISLLVFLGIFFYKFTKITEKPEEITTMLINFGDNQNGADAEEPPNQEGSLAANTEVAIPEPVQENISETKPEAKTVVTKPVVKEKVITGNSTKVSAPKAEKPVKAAPATTSAKKAVTPNSTTGTGDGKGTAAVGNLIKGRGTKTGTQGTNGTTGNQGDPLGGDGNGDSKVGIDRNLVGFIPGTMGRGGAQPSHNCSASGTISIAYTVDKAGNVTSARRSGGISDPCVASTSVAWVKQYVKAERASTSSTGTYRITF
- a CDS encoding ExbD/TolR family protein translates to MELKRRNRVNAEFSMASMTDIIFLLLIFFMITSSAISQSAIDVKLPKADATNPSVQDPSTVTIKEDGKYFVNDKEIPKEQLENLLVTALKDVANPSFTIRADENTKHKDVVFVMGIAETHKFNLAIATTQEN
- a CDS encoding MotA/TolQ/ExbB proton channel family protein, which produces MFLQTPTQVINTTTEKHVFSLWEILFSGGLLGNAIMISIFLLGILALYIFLERYFFIKRSSKETPNFLENIKDFVQEGKIQTAVDYCRTIDSPEARMIEKGLARIGRPISDISNAMQNQGQLEVSKLEKNLNILASASGAAPMLGFLGTVVGMIMAFFEISNVTGAVSPKLLASGIYTAMATTAVGLFVGIPAYFFYNILVTNVDRLVLKIQTHVNDFLDALNKPL
- a CDS encoding DUF885 domain-containing protein, which gives rise to MNKIFHRILIIIGISAGLASCKKSDSPITRETPLEIDSIAANYYEQYLKLYPLEATAQGDLRYNDQLPINIDKDFISGEISFYNTVQNQLDKVDYESLSDEDKTTYDVLDYTLKDKIERYAYHPEYIPFTQFGGLPLDFPLLGSGQGSQPFKTEKDYDDWLKRAEKFPVWMDTAIENFREGTANNYVLPKKLVVKMIPQMRAEEITSTDFDKNIFFGPVKNFPKNFTDAQKEKLTGLFKELISKKIIPSYTKMGDYLEKEYLPKARNSDGINALPKGKEIYAYYAKSWTTTGKTPEEINKIGLEQVAGIRAEMELVRQKVQFSGTLDEFIAHVKTDPKAFPYKTSKEVLDGFNGILKKIEPKLKTMFTVTPKTPFEIRQTEKFREASASAEYMVGTPDGKRPGIFYIPIPDPTKFNVTSGMESLFLHEAIPGHHYQISLQQENTSLPKFMRFGWFGAYGEGWALYCESLGKEFGLYTDPYQKMGSLSDEMLRAVRLVVDTGLHSGTMNREEAIKYFLSNISYDEAAATAEIERYMAMPGQALSYKIGALKIRELRDQYQKELGTKFSLAKFHDEVLNQGCLPLDVLDRKMELWAKKQ
- a CDS encoding PAS domain-containing sensor histidine kinase; amino-acid sequence: MGVNFPISPSSLSEGFLTNVLEKTPFGFALMNGEYIVEFANDIWLEIAHKTRDEVIGKKFSDLFPETGEQIIPHCENVRKTGNAFHAPEFSIKLVRNGILQDVYFNFIYHPVYNESGNFQCFVTVAMEVPEMIEIKTKVKEDEERLRLATESSHTATWELNLLTREVIHSHYLSEIFGYGSDELVSHQQLRSHLSEYDRIHVVEKAFEEALKTGIYKYEAQITDKNGVEKWVATNGKVFFDGLGQPTRMLGVMQDISERKKSEILLKQSHHQLNTAMEATKLGTFDMDPESLQKYNFSPRFLEIFGYDATKETIGSNILEKHIHKNFIKTRAEALREAKETGDLYYQTKIVLRDGSVKWIELYGRLLPPANGSKAYISGTVRDITDLKNFEEKISASEKKYRFLADSMPQMVWIGEPDGKLTYFNKSTLDYSGKDYNHFIDGNGWLEIVHPEEQKENLRLWEKSVKTKKPFAYEHRFRNKHNEYRWFMSRAYPELDELGNVTKWVGTSTDIDEMKRQENQKNDFIKMANHELKTPVTTIKGYVQLLKKMRGDSEDKFLVNSLNTIENQVNKLTVLIGDLLDISRMESGKLPLNKREFSLLKLVTETIEDIKASEQSHQINFELKHTTDVEVYGDKERITQVLNNLLTNAIKYSPLATVVNVKLYVEKNHAVVSVEDFGIGMDGKELKKIFERFYRVSGDDEETFPGFGIGLFIVKDIMDRHDGKIWVESEKNKGSKFYFSLPIFTNL
- a CDS encoding response regulator, coding for MEILVVDDNRDICMLIENILISEGYNVQSCCNPQDFNTIIEKSKPKLIITDMLMSGFDGRTLTKDIKQNPQTQDIKIMLMSAHPDASKISETIGVDDFLTKPFEIDDLVHKVQELLKTT
- the nth gene encoding endonuclease III — protein: MTKKQRAQTVMTELEKLYPVIPIPLDHTDPYTLLVAVALSAQTTDKKVNQITPKLFEVAGDPFKMKDLEVDEIRYLIKEIGLANTKAKNLKRAAEILVEKHNGIVPQTFEELEELPGVGHKTASVVMSQAFGVPAFPVDTHIHRLMKQWKLTSGKNVVETENDAKRLFPKEVWNRLHLQIIFYGREYSPARGNQDKDFLTKMLFEK
- the bcp gene encoding thioredoxin-dependent thiol peroxidase, whose product is MLKVGDKLPEFESVNQDGEVVKSGDFLGSKLVIFFYPKANTPGCISEACDLNDNLTILKKEGYQLLGISVDPVKNQKKFHAKYGFQYPLLADENRDIIEKFGVWQLKKFMGREFMGIVRTTFIFDENGICTRVIEKVKTKEAAKQILEN